Proteins encoded together in one Synechococcus sp. A15-62 window:
- the lysA gene encoding diaminopimelate decarboxylase, whose amino-acid sequence MTQTITSQRPFEANRDAESPNRNLTPITTELDGTDRLVVGGCRLSDLAERYGTPLYVLDEATVRATCSAYREALNKHYAGPSLPIYASKANSSLVMSSLAASEGLGLDAVSAGELLTALRGGMPGDRMVLHGNNKSDEELLLAYANKVTIVVDNQHDLDRLAELVPAGSEPARLMLRFTPGIECHTHEYIRTGHLDSKFGFDPEQVEPVLRSLVGQPWAQLTGLHAHIGSQIFELEPHRDLAAVMADKLKLARDLGHPVTDLNVGGGLGIRYVESDDPPSIEQWIKVVAEAVTSACQERGLELPRLMCEPGRSLVATAGVTLYSVGSRKTIPNVRTYVAIDGGMSDNPRPITYQSLYTCCLADRPLAKPDESVNLVGKHCESGDVLLKDLLLPTTESGDIVAVFATGAYNASMSSNYNRIPRPAAVLVHDGSAELVQKREQPDDLLRYDVLPERFNALR is encoded by the coding sequence GTGACCCAAACCATCACCAGTCAACGGCCCTTCGAGGCCAACCGGGATGCGGAGAGCCCTAATCGCAACCTGACCCCGATCACCACAGAACTCGACGGCACCGACCGTCTTGTGGTTGGAGGGTGTCGTCTCAGCGATCTGGCCGAGCGTTACGGCACACCTTTGTATGTGCTGGATGAAGCCACCGTTCGGGCCACCTGCAGCGCCTACCGCGAGGCCCTGAACAAGCATTACGCCGGGCCGTCCCTGCCGATCTACGCCTCCAAAGCCAACAGCTCCCTGGTGATGAGCAGCCTGGCGGCCTCCGAGGGGCTGGGGCTGGATGCCGTGTCCGCCGGTGAATTGCTGACGGCCCTGCGGGGGGGGATGCCCGGGGATCGCATGGTGCTGCACGGCAACAACAAATCCGACGAAGAGCTGCTGCTCGCCTACGCCAACAAGGTGACGATCGTGGTGGACAACCAGCACGACCTCGACCGCCTGGCTGAACTGGTTCCTGCGGGATCGGAACCGGCTCGCCTGATGCTGCGCTTCACCCCCGGCATCGAATGTCACACGCACGAATACATCCGCACCGGTCACCTGGACAGCAAGTTCGGCTTCGATCCCGAGCAGGTGGAACCCGTGCTGCGCAGCCTGGTGGGACAACCCTGGGCCCAGCTCACCGGGCTGCATGCCCACATCGGATCCCAGATTTTTGAACTCGAGCCCCACCGGGATCTGGCGGCGGTGATGGCCGACAAGCTGAAGCTGGCCCGTGACCTGGGGCATCCCGTAACCGACCTCAACGTGGGCGGTGGCCTGGGCATCCGCTATGTGGAGTCGGACGACCCCCCGAGCATTGAGCAGTGGATCAAGGTGGTGGCCGAGGCTGTCACCAGCGCATGCCAGGAGAGGGGCCTCGAGCTGCCGCGTTTGATGTGCGAACCGGGTCGCTCCCTGGTGGCGACCGCTGGCGTGACCCTGTATTCGGTGGGCTCACGCAAAACAATCCCGAACGTGCGCACGTACGTGGCCATCGACGGCGGTATGAGCGACAACCCTCGCCCGATCACCTACCAGTCGCTCTACACCTGCTGCCTGGCCGATCGCCCCCTGGCCAAGCCAGACGAAAGCGTGAACCTGGTGGGCAAGCACTGCGAATCCGGCGATGTGCTGCTGAAAGACCTGCTCCTGCCCACCACCGAGAGCGGTGACATCGTCGCCGTGTTCGCCACCGGTGCCTACAACGCCTCGATGAGTTCGAACTACAACCGGATCCCGAGGCCCGCCGCCGTTCTGGTGCACGACGGGTCAGCCGAACTGGTGCAGAAGCGGGAGCAGCCGGATGACCTGCTGCGCTACGACGTTTTGCCAGAACGATTCAACGCGTTACGTTGA
- a CDS encoding ATP-dependent Clp protease ATP-binding subunit: protein MFERFTEKAIKVIMLAQEEARRLGHNFVGTEQILLGLIGEGTGVAAKVLKSMGVNLKDARVEVEKIIGRGSGFVAVEIPFTPRAKRVLELSLEEARQLGHNYICTEHLLLGLIREGEGVAARVLENLGVDLAKVRTQVIRMLGETAEVSAGGGGGGAKGSTKTPTLDEFGNNLTQLATEAKLDPVVGRHNEIDRVIQILGRRTKNNPVLIGEPGVGKTAIAEGLAQRIQQGDIPDILEDKRVLTLDIGLLVAGTKYRGEFEERLKKIMEEIKAAGNVILVIDEVHTLIGAGAAEGAIDAANILKPALARGELQCIGATTLDEYRKHIERDAALERRFQPVNVGEPSIDDTIEILRGLRERYEQHHRLKITDDALVAAATLGDRYISDRFLPDKAIDLIDEAGSRVRLLNSKLPPAAKEVDKELRSVQKDKEDAVRDQDFTKAGELREKEVELREQIRSLLQANKDEAKADTTAESGETTSTEAAASDSSPMVNEEDIAQIVASWTGVPVQKLTESESVKLLNMEETLHKRLIGQDEAVKAVSKAIRRARVGLKNPNRPIASFIFSGPTGVGKTELTKALATYFFGSEESMIRLDMSEFMERHTVSKLIGSPPGYVGFNEGGQLTEAVRRRPYTVVLFDEIEKAHPDVFNLLLQLLEDGRLTDSKGRTVDFKNTLIIMTSNIGSKVIEKGGGGLGFEFSGESAEESQYTRIRSLVNEELKQYFRPEFLNRLDEIIVFRQLSRDEVKEIAEIMLKEVFGRMGEKGITLTVSDAFKERLVEEGYNPAYGARPLRRAVMRLLEDSLAEEVLSGRIKDGDHAEVDVDENKKVVVRHKGQVDTAPQLAGASV from the coding sequence ATGTTTGAACGCTTCACCGAGAAGGCCATCAAGGTGATCATGCTGGCCCAAGAAGAGGCCCGCAGACTTGGTCACAACTTCGTTGGTACTGAGCAAATCCTCCTCGGCCTGATCGGCGAGGGAACGGGGGTTGCCGCCAAGGTCCTCAAGTCGATGGGGGTCAACCTCAAAGATGCCCGGGTTGAAGTTGAGAAGATCATCGGCCGTGGATCCGGCTTCGTCGCTGTTGAGATCCCCTTCACTCCCCGCGCCAAACGCGTGCTGGAGTTGTCTCTTGAAGAGGCTCGTCAGCTCGGTCACAACTACATCTGCACCGAGCACCTGCTGCTCGGTCTGATCCGTGAGGGCGAAGGTGTTGCCGCCCGGGTGCTGGAGAATCTTGGTGTCGATCTCGCCAAGGTGCGCACCCAGGTGATTCGCATGCTGGGTGAAACCGCTGAAGTCTCCGCCGGTGGCGGTGGCGGCGGTGCCAAGGGATCCACCAAAACCCCCACCCTCGACGAGTTCGGCAACAACCTCACTCAGCTCGCCACCGAAGCGAAGCTCGACCCGGTGGTTGGTCGTCACAACGAAATCGATCGCGTCATCCAGATCCTGGGCCGCCGCACCAAGAACAACCCTGTGTTGATCGGTGAACCTGGTGTCGGTAAGACCGCCATAGCTGAAGGCCTGGCTCAGCGCATTCAGCAGGGCGACATCCCCGACATCCTCGAAGACAAGCGCGTCCTCACCCTCGATATCGGTCTGTTGGTGGCTGGCACCAAGTACCGGGGTGAGTTTGAAGAGCGCCTCAAGAAGATCATGGAGGAGATCAAGGCCGCCGGAAACGTCATCCTCGTGATCGACGAGGTTCATACCCTGATCGGTGCCGGCGCTGCTGAAGGAGCGATCGACGCCGCCAACATCCTCAAGCCGGCCCTCGCCCGCGGTGAGCTCCAGTGCATCGGTGCCACCACCCTGGATGAGTACCGCAAGCACATCGAACGGGACGCTGCCCTGGAGCGGCGCTTCCAGCCGGTGAATGTGGGTGAGCCGTCCATCGACGACACCATCGAAATCCTGCGCGGCCTGCGCGAGCGTTACGAGCAGCATCACCGCCTCAAAATCACCGACGACGCCCTTGTGGCGGCTGCAACCCTCGGCGATCGCTACATCTCGGATCGCTTCCTGCCCGACAAGGCCATCGATTTGATCGATGAAGCCGGCTCCCGGGTGCGCTTGCTCAACTCGAAGCTGCCCCCCGCGGCCAAGGAGGTGGACAAGGAACTGCGTTCCGTCCAGAAGGACAAGGAGGATGCCGTCCGCGATCAGGACTTCACCAAGGCCGGTGAACTGCGCGAGAAGGAAGTTGAACTGCGGGAGCAGATCCGTTCTCTGCTGCAGGCCAACAAGGACGAGGCCAAGGCTGATACCACTGCTGAATCCGGGGAAACGACTTCCACTGAGGCGGCTGCTTCAGACAGCTCACCGATGGTGAACGAGGAGGACATCGCTCAGATCGTCGCCTCCTGGACCGGTGTTCCGGTGCAGAAGCTCACCGAGAGCGAGTCGGTCAAGCTGCTCAACATGGAGGAAACCCTCCACAAGCGGCTGATTGGCCAGGACGAAGCCGTCAAGGCGGTGTCCAAGGCCATCCGCAGGGCCCGGGTTGGCTTGAAGAACCCAAACCGCCCGATCGCCAGCTTCATCTTCTCCGGCCCCACCGGTGTGGGTAAAACCGAGCTCACCAAAGCTCTGGCCACCTACTTCTTCGGTAGCGAAGAGTCGATGATCCGCCTCGACATGTCGGAATTCATGGAGCGCCACACGGTCAGCAAGCTGATCGGTTCGCCTCCGGGCTACGTGGGCTTCAACGAGGGCGGTCAGCTCACCGAGGCGGTGCGTCGCCGGCCTTACACCGTGGTGCTCTTCGATGAAATCGAGAAGGCGCACCCCGACGTGTTCAACCTGCTGCTGCAGCTTCTGGAAGACGGTCGCCTGACCGATTCCAAGGGCCGCACGGTCGACTTCAAGAACACCCTGATCATCATGACCTCGAACATCGGTTCGAAGGTGATCGAGAAGGGAGGCGGCGGCCTCGGCTTCGAATTCTCCGGTGAAAGCGCTGAGGAGTCTCAGTACACCCGGATCCGTTCCCTGGTGAATGAGGAGCTCAAGCAGTACTTCCGCCCTGAGTTCCTCAACCGTCTCGACGAGATCATCGTCTTCCGTCAGCTCAGCCGCGACGAGGTCAAGGAGATCGCCGAGATCATGCTCAAGGAGGTCTTTGGCCGCATGGGCGAGAAGGGCATCACCCTGACCGTGTCCGATGCGTTCAAAGAGCGCCTGGTGGAGGAGGGCTACAACCCTGCCTATGGCGCACGTCCTTTGCGTCGGGCCGTCATGCGTCTTCTCGAGGATTCCCTCGCCGAAGAGGTGCTGTCGGGTCGGATCAAGGACGGCGACCACGCCGAAGTTGATGTCGACGAGAACAAGAAGGTGGTGGTCCGCCACAAAGGTCAGGTGGACACGGCACCGCAACTCGCTGGTGCCAGCGTCTGA
- a CDS encoding rhodanese-related sulfurtransferase, translating to MNPSNLEPGLANDSRLLVAAFYAFTPLDDERRETLLSSLPTLARNGSVLGSVLVAHEGVNGTISGPESAVDAVLNHLRASLDLGDDHYARLEVKRSWANKPVFRRFKARRKKEIVTIGVASVDPSTSVGTYVEPEHWNALVDDPDTLVIDTRNSYETAIGTFEGAIDPSTESFRDFPQWAESTLRPLIERQGSKRIAMFCTGGIRCEKASSYLQQQGFGEVHHLRGGILKYLEQVPEAESRWQGECFVFDQRVALNHRLEPGEHSLCHACGLPVSAQQRALPSYIKGVQCLHCVDRFSDADRERFAMRQRQIDKRQIENHKINRQQA from the coding sequence GTGAACCCGAGCAACCTGGAGCCTGGGCTGGCGAACGACAGCCGACTCTTGGTGGCGGCGTTTTATGCCTTCACGCCCCTGGATGACGAGCGTCGGGAGACATTGCTGAGCAGCTTGCCGACCCTGGCCCGCAATGGCAGCGTGCTCGGCTCGGTATTGGTGGCCCATGAAGGAGTGAACGGCACGATCAGTGGACCGGAATCAGCTGTTGATGCGGTGCTGAATCACCTGCGCGCCTCGTTGGATCTGGGCGACGACCACTACGCACGGCTCGAGGTGAAGCGCAGCTGGGCCAACAAACCGGTGTTCCGACGCTTCAAGGCCCGCCGCAAAAAGGAAATCGTGACCATCGGCGTGGCCAGCGTGGATCCCAGCACCAGCGTGGGCACCTACGTGGAACCCGAACACTGGAATGCCCTGGTGGATGATCCCGACACCCTGGTGATCGACACCCGCAACAGCTACGAAACGGCGATCGGCACGTTCGAGGGGGCCATCGACCCCAGCACCGAGAGCTTCCGAGACTTCCCGCAATGGGCAGAGTCCACGCTGCGGCCCCTGATCGAACGGCAGGGCAGCAAACGCATCGCCATGTTCTGCACCGGTGGGATCCGCTGCGAGAAAGCCAGCAGCTATCTGCAGCAACAGGGTTTCGGGGAGGTGCACCACCTGCGCGGCGGCATCCTCAAGTACCTCGAGCAGGTGCCAGAGGCCGAGAGCCGCTGGCAAGGGGAGTGCTTTGTTTTTGATCAACGGGTGGCGCTGAACCACCGGCTGGAACCAGGAGAGCACAGCCTTTGCCACGCCTGCGGCCTGCCGGTGTCAGCCCAGCAACGCGCACTGCCGAGCTACATCAAGGGGGTGCAGTGCCTGCACTGCGTGGATCGCTTCAGCGATGCCGACCGGGAACGCTTCGCCATGCGGCAACGCCAGATCGATAAACGTCAGATCGAAAACCACAAGATCAACCGGCAGCAGGCCTGA
- a CDS encoding isoprenyl transferase — protein MSRPPATSTDTADRSLLPADLDPGRLPQHVALIMDGNGRWAKSRGLPRVMGHRAGVESLKSTLRLCSDWGIQALTAYAFSTENWSRPGEEVNFLMTLFERVLQAELQALEAEQVRIRFLGDLKALPQKLQELIADATARTAGNNGIHFNVCTNYGGRRELVQAAQRLAQRAAAGELDPDSIDENSIAAELFTAGEQDPDLLIRTSGEHRISNFLLWQLAYAEIHVTDVLWPDFNADALKAALLDFQCRHRRFGGLDPIRP, from the coding sequence TTGAGCCGCCCTCCGGCCACCAGCACTGACACGGCCGATCGTTCGCTTCTGCCTGCGGACCTCGACCCAGGTCGGCTCCCGCAGCACGTGGCACTGATCATGGATGGCAACGGTCGCTGGGCGAAATCCCGGGGTTTGCCGCGCGTGATGGGGCATCGTGCCGGCGTTGAATCGCTGAAGTCCACCCTGCGGCTGTGCAGCGACTGGGGCATCCAAGCCCTCACGGCCTATGCCTTCTCCACGGAGAACTGGTCGCGCCCGGGGGAGGAGGTGAATTTCCTGATGACCCTGTTCGAACGGGTGTTGCAGGCCGAACTGCAGGCCCTGGAGGCCGAACAGGTGCGGATCCGCTTTCTCGGCGATTTGAAAGCCCTGCCCCAGAAACTGCAGGAGCTGATTGCCGATGCCACGGCCCGCACGGCGGGCAACAACGGCATTCACTTCAACGTGTGCACCAACTACGGCGGACGACGGGAGCTGGTGCAGGCCGCTCAACGGCTGGCCCAACGCGCTGCTGCGGGAGAGCTGGACCCCGACAGCATCGACGAGAACAGCATCGCCGCCGAACTGTTCACAGCTGGCGAACAGGATCCCGATCTGTTGATCCGCACCAGCGGGGAACATCGCATCAGCAATTTCCTGCTCTGGCAGCTGGCCTATGCCGAAATTCACGTCACCGATGTGCTCTGGCCTGACTTCAATGCCGATGCCTTGAAAGCCGCCCTGCTCGATTTCCAATGTCGCCACCGCCGCTTCGGCGGTCTTGATCCGATCCGCCCATGA
- a CDS encoding iron-containing alcohol dehydrogenase family protein has protein sequence MVRSISSHSIAPANVLRGDGAWDEALPQIKSLCSRPLVLGRSACTADQRQLLVLDLQAQGLNPLQAQLQFDCCEQDLQRLAAEAKGCDAVLAAGGGKVLDAGKLLAHRLSLPCITVPLSASTCAGWTALSNIYSPQGAFEGDVALDRCPDLLVFDHGLVRQAPPRTLASGVADALAKWYEASVSSGDSSDGLVQQAVQMARVLRDQLLIDSPAALQDPDSAAWVRTAEACALTAGVMGGLGGARCRTVAAHAVHNGLTQLEACHHVLHGEKVGFGILVQLRLEERLGGNRLAGQAHRQLLPLLRQLGLPVSLDDLGLAQASLSQLQEVCRFACREGSDLHHLPFAVTPGALLEALVGAAELSPSSL, from the coding sequence ATGGTTCGATCCATCTCGTCCCATTCCATTGCCCCCGCCAACGTCTTGCGGGGGGATGGAGCCTGGGATGAGGCCTTGCCTCAGATCAAATCCCTCTGTTCACGTCCGTTGGTCCTCGGTCGCAGTGCTTGCACTGCGGATCAGCGTCAGCTTTTGGTCTTGGATCTCCAGGCCCAGGGGCTCAATCCTCTTCAGGCTCAGCTCCAGTTCGATTGCTGTGAGCAGGATCTGCAGAGATTGGCTGCCGAAGCCAAGGGCTGTGACGCCGTTCTGGCCGCCGGCGGTGGAAAAGTGCTGGACGCCGGCAAGCTGCTGGCCCACCGCCTCTCTCTTCCCTGCATCACCGTTCCGCTGAGTGCCTCCACCTGTGCTGGTTGGACGGCACTCTCCAACATCTATTCCCCTCAGGGTGCTTTCGAAGGGGATGTTGCCCTCGATCGTTGCCCAGATCTTCTTGTCTTCGACCATGGCCTGGTGCGTCAGGCGCCACCGCGCACCTTGGCCAGTGGTGTCGCTGATGCCCTGGCCAAGTGGTACGAAGCCTCAGTGAGCAGCGGCGACAGCAGCGATGGTCTGGTGCAGCAGGCCGTGCAGATGGCGCGGGTGCTGCGGGATCAATTGCTGATCGACAGCCCAGCGGCGCTGCAGGACCCAGACAGTGCCGCCTGGGTGCGCACCGCTGAAGCCTGTGCCCTTACCGCCGGGGTGATGGGGGGACTCGGTGGTGCTCGTTGCCGCACCGTTGCGGCCCATGCCGTTCACAACGGCCTCACCCAGCTTGAGGCTTGCCACCACGTTCTCCATGGCGAGAAGGTGGGTTTCGGAATCCTTGTGCAGCTCCGCCTGGAGGAACGCCTGGGCGGCAATCGGCTTGCAGGCCAGGCGCACCGACAGCTGTTGCCGCTGCTGCGGCAGCTCGGCTTGCCCGTCAGTCTTGATGATCTGGGTCTGGCACAGGCCAGCCTCAGTCAGTTGCAGGAGGTGTGTCGCTTCGCCTGCCGAGAGGGTTCCGATCTGCATCATTTGCCCTTCGCTGTGACGCCTGGTGCTTTGCTGGAGGCCCTTGTGGGTGCTGCGGAACTCAGCCCCAGCAGCCTTTGA
- a CDS encoding GNAT family N-acetyltransferase translates to MAASKGNLGIDPVGGGPTAQILRLDPSWQQACLALDQRALNGFWTEEQWRRELDDPRRLCIGLVRPDALMGVACGWLVADELHITAVAVDPDRRRSGHAGLLLQALLQRARQHGAVHATLEVASDNVAALALYAKAGFRTAGTRSGYYSDGRDALIQWCRIPPAPIPTSAV, encoded by the coding sequence GTGGCGGCGTCGAAGGGCAATCTAGGAATCGACCCTGTAGGGGGCGGACCGACTGCGCAGATCCTGCGTCTTGACCCGTCCTGGCAGCAAGCCTGTCTGGCACTGGATCAACGGGCGCTTAACGGCTTCTGGACCGAAGAGCAGTGGCGGCGGGAGCTGGACGACCCCCGGCGCCTCTGCATCGGTCTTGTGCGGCCCGACGCCCTGATGGGGGTGGCTTGCGGCTGGCTGGTGGCTGATGAGCTGCACATCACAGCGGTGGCTGTGGATCCCGACAGGCGTCGCAGCGGCCATGCAGGTTTGCTTTTGCAAGCACTGTTGCAACGGGCACGACAGCACGGTGCCGTGCACGCCACTCTCGAGGTGGCCAGCGACAACGTTGCCGCTCTGGCGCTTTACGCCAAAGCCGGTTTCCGCACCGCAGGCACCCGTTCCGGGTACTACTCCGATGGTCGCGATGCCCTCATTCAGTGGTGTCGCATCCCACCAGCCCCGATTCCCACGTCGGCGGTTTGA
- the cdaA gene encoding diadenylate cyclase CdaA, which translates to MNVLAVVDPRLVLDVLFASSIGFLLFSRVNEQRTLWLLRGWLFLVAMAWFVQRFANLPLTTKLVDALVMACSLSLAILWQGELRRLMELLGTGRLAVLLGNPQKEFSASAGTVNQITEAAGRLSQLRRGALIVVDLGSDLRPEDFLNPGIPIGAVLSRELMLNLFAADTPLHDGAVLVRGNRIESAGVILPLSRHSVSRFGTRHLAALGITERFDRCICIVVSEETGTLSLANQGKLERPITSSRLQELLKELFSTAESMPPARRTVGSAPSESLS; encoded by the coding sequence GTGAACGTGTTGGCGGTGGTGGATCCGCGCCTGGTGCTCGACGTTCTCTTTGCCTCTTCCATCGGCTTTCTGCTTTTTTCTCGCGTTAACGAGCAGCGCACCCTCTGGCTGCTTCGTGGCTGGTTGTTTCTGGTTGCGATGGCCTGGTTCGTCCAGCGCTTCGCCAACCTGCCCCTCACCACAAAGCTGGTGGACGCGCTGGTCATGGCCTGTTCGCTGTCCCTGGCCATCCTTTGGCAAGGGGAGCTGCGTCGCTTGATGGAGTTGCTGGGCACCGGTCGTTTGGCCGTGTTGCTGGGCAATCCCCAGAAGGAGTTCAGCGCTTCGGCGGGCACCGTCAACCAGATCACCGAGGCCGCAGGCCGGCTGTCGCAGCTGCGACGTGGGGCCTTGATCGTGGTGGACCTGGGAAGCGACCTCAGGCCTGAGGACTTTCTCAATCCCGGCATTCCCATTGGTGCCGTGCTGAGTCGTGAGCTGATGCTCAACCTGTTCGCCGCTGACACCCCCCTCCACGACGGTGCGGTGCTGGTGCGGGGCAATCGAATCGAGTCGGCGGGGGTGATTCTTCCTCTGTCGAGGCACAGCGTGAGCCGTTTTGGCACCCGTCATCTGGCGGCCCTCGGCATCACCGAACGCTTCGATCGCTGCATCTGCATCGTGGTGTCGGAAGAAACCGGAACTCTGTCGCTGGCGAACCAGGGCAAGCTGGAACGACCGATCACCAGTTCTCGCCTCCAGGAACTGCTCAAGGAGCTGTTCAGTACGGCCGAATCGATGCCGCCGGCACGACGTACGGTGGGTAGCGCTCCGTCTGAATCGCTGTCTTGA
- a CDS encoding cupin domain-containing protein has protein sequence MHRSETMHLKQVGWAAGLMLLASSVQAAPQPEIQELFKASRTPGNRVVAYPQGTPEMRVVRVGLPVGATIPLHTHPSPVVVVVTKGAMTNVRLVDGNEVVSVVRPGDGFLEGHPDEPHYVTNKGSEPAEALVTFASVEGLPNMVPMQ, from the coding sequence GTGCATCGCTCCGAAACAATGCACCTCAAACAAGTTGGCTGGGCCGCTGGGCTGATGCTCCTGGCCAGCAGCGTGCAGGCTGCTCCTCAGCCTGAGATTCAGGAGTTGTTCAAGGCGAGTCGTACCCCCGGCAATCGGGTGGTGGCCTATCCGCAAGGAACACCGGAGATGCGGGTGGTTCGCGTCGGCCTGCCGGTGGGAGCAACGATTCCGCTCCACACCCATCCATCACCCGTGGTTGTTGTGGTGACCAAGGGCGCGATGACCAACGTGCGCCTGGTGGACGGCAACGAGGTTGTGAGCGTGGTGCGGCCTGGTGATGGCTTCCTCGAGGGCCATCCGGATGAACCGCACTATGTGACCAACAAAGGCTCTGAACCGGCAGAGGCGCTGGTGACCTTTGCCAGTGTTGAAGGCCTGCCGAACATGGTTCCGATGCAATAA
- a CDS encoding alpha/beta fold hydrolase, with the protein MKTLLDQLRPALLDPQAESLAAQVQWWNLPGLGVDDPFPVAVLGQGSPLLLLHGFDSSFLEYRRLAPLLDDRFQLFIPDLFGFGFSPRPLGLNYGPEPVLRHLDALLKRLPTEAPVGLIGASMGGAVAVELARRHPERVASLLLLAPAGLTGRPMPVPPLLDRVGAWFLGRPGVRRGLCRQAFADPDADVGAPEEQIASLHLQCPGWAEALAAFARSGGFAGSGDPLPPQSLHVIWGDNDRILRAPQKQALQALLDQPVETFPSCGHLPHIDQPRKVAERCHDLLTHG; encoded by the coding sequence TTGAAGACGCTCCTGGATCAATTGCGCCCGGCTCTGCTTGACCCGCAGGCCGAGTCCCTCGCTGCTCAGGTGCAGTGGTGGAATTTGCCTGGCCTGGGTGTTGATGATCCCTTCCCGGTGGCGGTTCTTGGCCAAGGCTCTCCGTTGTTGCTGCTGCATGGTTTCGACAGCAGTTTTCTCGAATACCGGCGCCTGGCTCCCCTCCTGGACGATCGGTTTCAGCTGTTCATCCCCGATCTGTTCGGTTTTGGTTTCTCGCCCCGTCCCTTGGGCCTCAACTACGGACCGGAACCTGTTTTGCGGCATCTCGATGCCCTGCTGAAGCGGCTTCCCACCGAGGCTCCGGTGGGTCTGATCGGGGCCTCAATGGGAGGGGCCGTGGCCGTGGAATTGGCCCGACGTCATCCCGAGCGTGTGGCTTCTCTGCTGCTGCTGGCTCCAGCTGGTCTCACGGGGCGTCCGATGCCTGTGCCGCCCCTTCTGGATCGTGTTGGTGCCTGGTTCCTGGGTCGTCCCGGCGTGCGTCGGGGGCTGTGTCGCCAGGCTTTCGCCGATCCCGATGCGGATGTGGGAGCTCCGGAAGAGCAAATCGCCTCGTTGCACCTGCAATGCCCCGGCTGGGCTGAGGCCTTGGCAGCCTTCGCCCGAAGCGGTGGTTTCGCTGGCTCTGGCGATCCCCTGCCCCCCCAGTCACTGCACGTGATCTGGGGTGATAACGATCGGATTCTGCGTGCTCCGCAGAAACAGGCGCTTCAGGCCTTGCTCGATCAGCCCGTGGAGACCTTCCCCTCCTGCGGCCACCTCCCCCATATCGATCAGCCCCGCAAGGTGGCTGAGCGTTGTCATGACCTGTTGACCCATGGCTGA
- the bioB gene encoding biotin synthase BioB, with product MTLSIRHDWTTEEIQTLLELPLMELLWQAQTVHREANPGYRVQLASLLSVKTGGCEEDCAYCSQSIHNSSDVTAFEAQMQVEPVLQRARAAKEAGADRFCMGWAWREIRDGAPFEAMLEMVRGVRGMGMEACVTAGMLTDQQAERLAEAGLTAYNHNLDTSPEHYDRIISTRTYQERLETLERVRKAGITLCCGGIIGMGETLRDRASMLQVLASMNPHPESVPVNGLVAVEGTPLEDQAPFEPLELVRMVATARILMPHARVRLSAGRESMSREAQILCLQAGADSIFYGDVLLTTGNPDVEADRQLLADAGVTANWQEETAAPISCSPS from the coding sequence ATGACCCTCAGCATCCGCCACGACTGGACCACCGAAGAGATCCAGACCCTGCTGGAACTTCCTTTGATGGAGCTGCTCTGGCAGGCCCAAACCGTGCATCGGGAAGCCAACCCGGGCTACCGGGTGCAGCTGGCCTCACTGCTGAGCGTGAAAACGGGGGGCTGCGAAGAAGACTGTGCCTACTGCTCCCAATCGATCCATAACAGCAGTGACGTGACGGCCTTTGAGGCCCAGATGCAGGTGGAGCCGGTGCTTCAGCGGGCCAGGGCCGCCAAGGAGGCCGGTGCGGACCGCTTCTGCATGGGCTGGGCCTGGCGCGAGATCCGAGATGGCGCTCCGTTTGAGGCGATGCTCGAGATGGTGCGCGGGGTGCGTGGCATGGGGATGGAGGCCTGCGTCACCGCGGGGATGCTCACGGACCAGCAGGCGGAACGGTTGGCCGAGGCCGGCCTCACCGCTTACAACCACAACCTCGACACCAGCCCCGAGCACTACGACCGGATCATCTCCACCCGCACATATCAGGAACGATTGGAAACCCTGGAACGGGTGCGCAAGGCCGGCATCACCCTTTGCTGCGGAGGCATCATCGGCATGGGTGAAACTCTGCGGGACCGCGCCTCCATGCTGCAGGTGCTGGCCAGCATGAACCCCCATCCCGAAAGCGTTCCTGTGAACGGGCTGGTGGCGGTGGAAGGCACCCCTCTGGAAGATCAGGCTCCCTTTGAACCGCTTGAGCTGGTGCGGATGGTCGCGACCGCGAGGATCCTGATGCCCCACGCCCGGGTGCGGTTGAGCGCCGGCCGCGAATCAATGAGCCGGGAAGCGCAGATCCTCTGCCTGCAGGCGGGGGCCGATTCGATCTTCTATGGCGATGTTCTGCTCACCACCGGCAACCCGGATGTGGAGGCTGACCGCCAACTGCTCGCCGATGCGGGGGTGACCGCCAATTGGCAGGAGGAGACGGCGGCGCCGATCAGCTGTTCTCCCAGCTGA